The Thermovirga sp. genome segment CGATGCAGCCGGTGGTCTCGACGGCCACATCCTTCAGTCCCCTCTTGTCCAGTTCCTCCAGGATCGCCGTCATAACCTCCCTGGCCCCTGCCGCGATCCCGCAGGTGCCCATCCCGATGATCACCCTGGTGGCACCCCGTGAACGGGCGGACGTGAGGTCCTTGGCATTCTCCTTGATCTTCCTGAGATCTTCCAGGCTAGTCACTTTCACCGGTGTTCACCTCCAGCGTGGGCCTATTCATAGGAGCTCAGTATTTCCATCACCTTGTCCGGCGTGAGCCGTCCATGGGTCTCCTGATCCACCATCATGACGGGGGCGAGCCCGCAGGCCC includes the following:
- a CDS encoding (2Fe-2S) ferredoxin domain-containing protein, encoding MKVTSLEDLRKIKENAKDLTSARSRGATRVIIGMGTCGIAAGAREVMTAILEELDKRGLKDVAVETTGCIGMCQKEPLVDIIRPGEPRTTYGEVAPRDAVRIIGEHLVNGRIVEDKVIGQTD